A genomic window from Sphingobacterium sp. BN32 includes:
- the gap gene encoding type I glyceraldehyde-3-phosphate dehydrogenase, with translation MKIGINGFGRIGRLAFRAAVKRSDIEVVGINDLVEPDYLAYMLKYDSTHGKFDGTVEVKDGHLVVNGKTIRVTAEKDPANLKWDEVGAEVVIESTGFFLTKELAQKHIDAGAKKVIMSAPAKDDTPTFVMGVNHKDLKAEYNIVSNASCTTNCLAPLAKVLNDKFGIIEGLMTTVHAVTATQKTVDGPSAKDWRGGRGAYQNIIPSSTGAAKAVGLVLPELKGKLTGMSLRVPTADVSVVDLTVRLEKAASYEEIKKAMKEASEGELKGILGYTEDDVVSTDFLGDERTSIFDAKAGISLNDNFVKVISWYDNEWGYSNKIIDLAQEVAKLS, from the coding sequence ATGAAAATTGGAATTAACGGATTTGGCCGTATCGGTCGTTTAGCTTTCAGAGCTGCAGTAAAACGCAGCGATATTGAGGTAGTGGGCATCAATGATTTAGTAGAGCCTGACTACTTAGCATACATGTTAAAATACGATTCTACTCATGGAAAGTTCGACGGTACAGTTGAAGTAAAAGACGGTCACTTAGTAGTAAACGGAAAAACTATCCGTGTTACAGCTGAAAAAGACCCTGCGAACTTGAAATGGGATGAAGTTGGTGCTGAAGTTGTTATCGAATCAACAGGTTTCTTCTTAACGAAAGAATTAGCACAGAAACATATTGATGCTGGTGCTAAAAAAGTAATCATGTCAGCTCCTGCAAAAGATGATACGCCTACATTCGTAATGGGTGTAAACCATAAAGATTTAAAAGCAGAATACAACATCGTTTCTAACGCTTCTTGTACAACAAACTGTCTTGCTCCTTTAGCAAAAGTATTGAACGATAAGTTCGGTATTATAGAAGGATTAATGACGACTGTACATGCGGTTACAGCGACACAAAAAACTGTTGATGGTCCTTCAGCGAAAGACTGGAGAGGTGGACGCGGTGCTTACCAAAACATCATCCCTTCTTCTACAGGTGCAGCGAAAGCAGTAGGCTTAGTATTACCTGAATTGAAAGGTAAATTAACAGGTATGTCATTACGCGTACCTACAGCTGACGTTTCTGTTGTTGACTTAACAGTTCGTTTAGAAAAAGCTGCTTCTTACGAAGAGATTAAGAAAGCAATGAAAGAAGCTTCGGAAGGTGAATTGAAAGGCATCTTAGGATATACAGAAGACGATGTAGTTTCTACAGACTTCTTAGGCGATGAGCGTACTTCTATCTTCGACGCAAAAGCTGGTATCTCTTTGAATGACAACTTCGTGAAAGTAATATCTTGGTATGACAACGAATGGGGTTACTCAAACAAAATCATCGACTTAGCACAAGAAGTTGCTAAATTAAGCTAA
- the mnmA gene encoding tRNA 2-thiouridine(34) synthase MnmA, whose protein sequence is MSKKGRVLVAMSGGVDSSVAAVMLHEQGYEVIGITMKTWDYASSGGSSKETGCCSLDSINDARTLAVNYGFPHYILDIRDEFGDYVIDNFVDEYIAGRTPNPCVLCNTHIKWEALIKRANKLDCEFIATGHYANIRLHDNGRYVISKGRDENKDQSYVLWGVSQENLARTQFPLGSFTKAEIRQMALEMGQHEIANKSESYEICFVPDNDYRSFLRHKKPNLDQEIGPGNFILSDGTVVGQHIGYPYFTIGQRRGLGIALGKPMFVIQILPESNSVMLGEEHELERSQAFVRDINLVKYASIDEPMEAVTKIRYKDAGAISTLTQHGNIMQVDFTHNVKGIAPGQSAVFYEGDDLLGGGFLMKEN, encoded by the coding sequence ATGAGTAAAAAAGGAAGAGTTTTGGTAGCCATGAGTGGCGGGGTGGATAGCTCGGTAGCGGCGGTTATGCTTCATGAACAAGGCTATGAGGTCATCGGTATAACGATGAAAACATGGGATTATGCTAGTTCAGGAGGCTCTTCAAAGGAAACTGGATGCTGTAGCTTAGATAGTATTAACGACGCCAGAACCTTAGCCGTAAACTACGGTTTTCCTCATTATATTCTAGATATCCGCGACGAATTCGGTGATTATGTTATTGATAACTTCGTAGATGAGTATATCGCAGGAAGAACGCCAAACCCTTGTGTGTTATGTAATACCCATATCAAATGGGAAGCATTAATAAAGCGTGCTAACAAGTTGGATTGCGAATTTATTGCAACCGGACACTATGCAAACATCCGTCTGCACGATAATGGTCGCTATGTTATCTCTAAAGGTAGGGATGAAAATAAGGATCAGTCCTATGTATTGTGGGGCGTATCGCAGGAGAACCTTGCACGTACGCAGTTTCCGTTAGGAAGTTTTACGAAGGCCGAGATCCGTCAGATGGCTTTAGAAATGGGACAACATGAAATTGCAAACAAATCAGAAAGCTATGAAATCTGCTTTGTACCGGATAACGATTACCGTTCATTCTTAAGACATAAAAAGCCAAACTTGGATCAAGAGATTGGCCCTGGAAACTTTATTCTATCCGACGGTACGGTCGTAGGTCAACACATCGGATATCCATATTTCACTATCGGGCAACGTAGAGGCTTAGGTATTGCATTGGGGAAACCCATGTTCGTTATCCAGATCTTACCAGAAAGCAACTCCGTTATGCTAGGGGAGGAACATGAATTGGAGCGTTCGCAAGCATTCGTACGCGATATCAACTTAGTGAAATATGCTTCAATCGACGAACCAATGGAAGCTGTAACCAAAATCCGTTATAAAGATGCTGGTGCTATTTCTACTCTGACGCAGCATGGAAATATCATGCAGGTAGATTTTACCCATAACGTAAAAGGTATTGCACCGGGTCAGTCTGCTGTTTTCTATGAAGGCGATGATTTGTTAGGTGGCGGTTTCCTGATGAAAGAAAACTAA
- a CDS encoding arylsulfatase, whose product MKRLLTLLFLVTFQLHAQNSKPNIVFILADDLGIGDLGSYKQQKISTPNLDKLAASGMRFTQFYAGTSVCAPSRSALLTGQHTGHTHIRGNKEIEPEGQEPLADSIRTIAMILQEQGYSTGAFGKWGLGMAGSSGDPNRKGFDEFFGYNCQRQSHRYYPTHLWYNNQRVELKGNDLSKKAVYAPALIQEQTLAFIDRNKEQPFFLFVPTVLPHAELAGPEDEFYKKYEHAFEEKAHHGNDYGPKATIAGYASVEKPRATYAAMVSRMDHYVGEIIDKLDRLGLLENTIIIFSSDNGAHREGGADPDFFNSTAGFRGYKRDLYEGGIRTPLLVSWKGHIPAGTTTEHIGAFWDILPTVQDLTKHGIREQTDGISLLPSLLNQGKQQKHKHLYWEFHEDGGRQAVRYKNYKLIKFRVKDPENSYYELYDLKRDPQETKPVQNTKLAKKMLKLIEEQHSESEIFPLLKKNTQ is encoded by the coding sequence ATGAAACGTCTCCTAACCCTACTTTTTCTTGTTACCTTTCAACTTCATGCGCAAAATTCGAAGCCCAATATCGTTTTCATCCTTGCCGATGACTTAGGAATTGGCGACTTAGGCAGTTATAAACAGCAAAAAATCAGCACACCGAATCTAGATAAACTCGCAGCTTCGGGCATGCGCTTTACCCAATTCTATGCTGGCACATCGGTATGTGCCCCATCGAGATCAGCATTATTGACCGGTCAGCACACTGGACACACCCATATCCGTGGGAATAAGGAAATAGAACCCGAGGGTCAGGAACCGCTAGCAGATAGCATCCGTACCATCGCCATGATATTACAAGAACAAGGCTACAGCACCGGTGCTTTTGGCAAATGGGGTTTGGGGATGGCTGGCAGCAGTGGCGACCCCAATCGCAAGGGTTTTGACGAATTTTTCGGCTATAATTGCCAGCGACAATCGCATCGTTACTATCCCACACATTTGTGGTATAACAATCAGCGCGTAGAGTTGAAGGGCAATGACTTATCAAAAAAGGCCGTCTATGCGCCTGCATTGATTCAGGAACAAACCCTAGCTTTTATCGACCGCAACAAGGAGCAGCCCTTTTTCCTATTCGTTCCTACGGTCCTCCCCCATGCCGAGCTAGCGGGTCCGGAAGATGAGTTTTATAAAAAATATGAGCATGCCTTTGAAGAAAAAGCACATCATGGCAATGATTATGGCCCTAAAGCAACCATCGCGGGCTATGCCTCCGTTGAAAAACCTAGAGCAACCTATGCAGCTATGGTTAGTCGTATGGATCATTATGTCGGGGAGATCATTGACAAGCTAGACCGATTAGGTCTTTTAGAGAATACCATTATTATATTCAGCAGCGACAATGGCGCACATCGTGAAGGTGGCGCAGATCCCGACTTTTTCAACAGCACGGCTGGTTTTCGAGGCTATAAGCGAGATCTATACGAGGGCGGCATCCGCACCCCCTTATTGGTTAGTTGGAAGGGCCACATACCTGCCGGGACAACGACCGAACATATCGGGGCATTCTGGGATATCCTGCCGACGGTCCAGGACTTAACGAAACACGGCATAAGGGAGCAAACCGACGGCATCTCCTTACTTCCTTCCTTGCTAAATCAGGGTAAACAACAAAAGCACAAACATCTATATTGGGAATTTCATGAGGATGGCGGTCGCCAAGCTGTCCGATATAAAAATTATAAATTGATTAAATTCAGAGTTAAGGACCCAGAAAATAGTTATTACGAGTTATATGATTTAAAGAGGGACCCTCAGGAAACGAAACCCGTGCAAAACACTAAACTGGCTAAAAAGATGTTAAAGCTGATTGAAGAGCAGCATAGCGAGAGCGAAATATTCCCATTATTGAAGAAAAATACCCAATGA
- a CDS encoding exonuclease, protein MAEIIEDFLVKRDKGYYCAYGDFYVDPLYPVQRAVVSHAHGDHASPGHREIYCTKATAAFMQVRYPKQPIQSYRVFAFEEGFNINGVEIVFIPAGHILGSAQILMVYKGVRYLYTGDYKLQEDPTCEPIKIMEADVLITETTFADPNVKHPDPKEEILKLDVPSNIMLGCYSLGKAQRITALMNLYLPEREILVHHSMLPLHRVYDSYANFPMKYALYNRKSMKGDEKNKVYLVPPLTFNSYRRAKNVVRVFASGWARLQASNDISLYLSDHVDWEDILTFVSAVKPKAIWTLHGDGRQLHAHLSENLIIRDIFEQTYRPDYC, encoded by the coding sequence ATGGCTGAAATAATTGAAGATTTTCTAGTAAAAAGAGATAAAGGTTACTACTGTGCTTATGGCGACTTTTATGTAGATCCCCTGTACCCAGTGCAACGAGCGGTGGTATCCCATGCGCATGGCGACCATGCAAGTCCCGGGCATCGGGAAATCTACTGCACTAAAGCCACAGCGGCTTTTATGCAGGTCCGTTATCCAAAACAACCAATACAATCCTACCGTGTTTTTGCCTTCGAAGAGGGCTTCAATATCAATGGGGTAGAGATTGTATTTATTCCTGCCGGGCATATATTGGGTTCCGCACAGATACTGATGGTTTACAAAGGCGTTAGATACCTCTATACCGGCGATTATAAACTGCAGGAGGATCCGACTTGTGAGCCCATCAAGATCATGGAAGCGGATGTATTGATAACCGAGACCACCTTCGCTGATCCGAATGTGAAGCATCCGGATCCAAAAGAGGAGATATTGAAATTGGATGTCCCAAGCAATATCATGCTGGGTTGTTACTCGCTCGGAAAGGCACAGCGCATTACCGCCTTGATGAACCTTTATCTTCCCGAACGTGAAATCCTGGTGCATCATAGCATGCTGCCGCTTCATCGCGTATACGATAGCTATGCAAATTTCCCGATGAAATATGCATTATACAACAGGAAGTCGATGAAAGGGGATGAAAAAAACAAGGTATATTTAGTGCCGCCATTAACCTTCAATAGCTATAGACGGGCAAAAAACGTGGTACGTGTGTTTGCGTCGGGTTGGGCAAGATTACAGGCTAGTAATGATATTAGTTTATATCTCTCGGACCATGTGGATTGGGAAGATATATTGACCTTTGTTAGTGCTGTTAAACCTAAGGCAATCTGGACCTTACATGGCGACGGTCGTCAGCTGCATGCACATTTGTCAGAAAATTTAATAATTCGCGACATATTCGAGCAAACATATAGACCTGATTATTGTTAG
- the coaE gene encoding dephospho-CoA kinase (Dephospho-CoA kinase (CoaE) performs the final step in coenzyme A biosynthesis.), with amino-acid sequence MGLKIGITGGIGVGKSIVTKLFKVLGIATYDADKEAKDIMIKSDDVRKALIETFGEEVYFEDGSLNRVWLSSRVFKDEAELKKLNAIVHPAVIKAAEDWAAAQQGPYSLKEAALLFESGSYKSLDYCILVSSPEDVRIQRVMERDKVSEEEVRHRMSKQMPEKEKEALADFIIFNDDQHSLIEQVMSLHQQFLSSK; translated from the coding sequence ATGGGATTAAAGATTGGAATTACCGGTGGCATAGGTGTCGGCAAGAGCATTGTAACGAAGCTTTTTAAAGTTCTTGGTATAGCAACCTATGACGCGGACAAGGAAGCAAAGGACATCATGATCAAAAGTGATGATGTTAGGAAAGCGCTGATTGAGACTTTTGGTGAAGAGGTTTACTTCGAAGATGGTTCTCTAAACCGTGTTTGGTTGTCATCCCGTGTTTTTAAGGATGAGGCAGAACTCAAAAAACTGAATGCCATCGTGCATCCTGCGGTGATTAAGGCCGCGGAAGATTGGGCAGCAGCACAACAAGGTCCTTACAGCTTAAAAGAAGCGGCTTTATTATTCGAGAGCGGCTCTTACAAAAGCTTAGACTACTGTATTCTTGTCAGCTCGCCTGAGGATGTTCGCATACAACGCGTGATGGAGCGCGACAAGGTGAGCGAGGAAGAAGTTCGTCACAGAATGAGCAAACAGATGCCGGAAAAGGAAAAGGAGGCATTGGCCGACTTTATTATATTTAACGATGATCAGCACAGCTTAATCGAACAAGTGATGTCGCTTCATCAACAATTCTTATCGAGTAAATAG
- the purL gene encoding phosphoribosylformylglycinamidine synthase, with protein sequence MIHFFVNQSNTVYAVQTQKDLSTEDIAKLNWLFGNANKLDDQTLNDYYVGPRAAMVTPWSTNAVEITQNMGIEGIIRIEEFQAVDAEFHEFDPMISQKYSALTQDMFTINITPEPILDIDDIAAYNKSEGLALSPEEVDYLNNLSDKIGRKLTDSEVFAFSQANSEHCRHKIFNGTFIIDGEEQPTSLFKLIKKTSETNPNDIVSAYKDNVAFVKGPRVTQFAPKSGDKPDFYEEKEFDSVISVKAETHNFPTTVEPFSGAATGSGGEIRDRLAGGQGALPLAGTAIYMTAYSRLLADRPWENGMEERKWLYQTPMDILIKASNGASDFGNKFGQPLITGSVLTFEHEEEGRKLGYDKVIMQAGGIGYGKLDQAKKHQPEAGDKIVILGGENYRIGMGGAAVSSADTGAFGSGIELNAIQRSNPEMQKRAANAIRAFVESDHNPIVSIHDHGAGGHLNCLSELVEDTGGLIDLDKLPVGDPTLSAKEIIGNESQERMGLVIAQEDIQKLKDVADRERAPMYAVGDVTNDHRFTFESATTGVKPMDYALEDFFGSSPKTIMNDKKVERKYADLSYSADQIPAYLNQVLQLEAVAAKDWLTNKVDRCVGGRVAKQQCTGPLQLPLNNVGVMALDYKSTEGIATTVGHSPLTALVDPVAGSRNAIAEALSNIVFAPIKNGLSGISLSANWMWACNNEGEDARLYQAVKGCSDFAIALGINIPTGKDSLSMKQKYPNGENVIAPGTVIISAAGNCTNINKVVEPTLNKKAGSIYYINLSKDSFKLGGSSFAQINNKIGSEVPTVKDANFFKNAFNTIQDLIQGDQIAAGHDIGSGGLITTLLEMCFADVNLAANYDLSGLNEQDSVKAFFNENIAIVLQAKDDAVFEKAMAEAQIDAVKIGQAIEGTSINIKNNADTFAFDVAETRDTWFKTSFLLDQKQSKNGTAQARFDNYKNQPLQFTFPSHFDGKKPAIDGSKARPKAAIIREKGSNSEREMANAMYLAGFDVKDVHMTDLISGRETLEDIQFIGAVGGFSNSDVLGSAKGWAGAFLYNEKAKTALDKFFARPDTLSVGICNGCQLFMELELINPEHEVHGKMLHNDSQKHESNFVSVKVQENNSIMLSTLAGSTLGVWISHGEGKFNLPQSEDQYNIVAKYAYDQYPHNPNGSDFNTAMMCDKTGRHLVTMPHIERSTFQWNWANYPEGRQDEVTPWLEAFVNARQWIENQNK encoded by the coding sequence ATGATTCATTTCTTCGTGAACCAATCGAACACAGTATATGCTGTTCAAACCCAGAAAGACCTTTCTACCGAGGATATCGCTAAACTAAACTGGCTTTTTGGAAATGCTAACAAACTAGACGATCAAACTTTAAATGACTACTATGTAGGGCCTCGCGCGGCTATGGTTACTCCATGGAGTACAAACGCTGTAGAGATTACTCAAAACATGGGCATTGAAGGTATTATTCGTATCGAAGAGTTTCAAGCAGTTGATGCGGAATTCCATGAGTTCGATCCTATGATCTCTCAAAAGTATAGCGCATTGACACAAGATATGTTTACCATCAATATCACACCAGAACCTATCTTGGATATCGATGATATAGCAGCTTACAACAAATCTGAAGGCTTAGCATTAAGCCCGGAAGAAGTAGATTATCTAAACAATCTTTCCGATAAGATCGGTCGCAAGTTAACTGATTCGGAAGTGTTTGCTTTTTCACAAGCAAACTCTGAGCATTGCCGCCACAAGATCTTCAATGGCACATTCATTATCGATGGCGAAGAGCAACCTACTTCCCTATTCAAATTGATCAAAAAGACATCAGAGACAAATCCTAACGATATTGTTTCTGCCTATAAAGACAACGTGGCTTTCGTCAAAGGGCCACGAGTTACACAGTTTGCACCTAAATCAGGTGATAAACCTGACTTCTACGAGGAGAAAGAGTTTGACTCCGTTATCTCGGTAAAAGCAGAAACACACAACTTCCCAACCACTGTTGAGCCTTTCTCGGGCGCAGCGACAGGTTCTGGCGGTGAAATCCGCGACCGTTTAGCTGGTGGTCAAGGTGCATTGCCTTTAGCAGGTACAGCAATCTACATGACGGCTTATTCTCGTTTATTGGCAGATCGCCCATGGGAAAACGGGATGGAAGAGCGTAAATGGCTTTACCAAACACCTATGGACATCTTGATCAAAGCATCAAACGGTGCTTCGGACTTCGGAAACAAATTCGGACAGCCATTGATTACAGGTTCTGTATTGACTTTCGAACATGAGGAAGAGGGCCGTAAATTAGGATACGATAAGGTGATCATGCAAGCTGGTGGTATTGGCTATGGTAAATTAGACCAAGCGAAAAAACATCAACCAGAGGCTGGCGACAAGATCGTTATCCTAGGTGGTGAAAACTACCGCATCGGTATGGGCGGTGCAGCGGTGTCTTCAGCAGATACTGGCGCTTTCGGATCAGGTATCGAGTTGAATGCAATTCAACGTTCAAACCCTGAGATGCAGAAGCGTGCTGCGAATGCTATCCGTGCATTTGTGGAGTCCGATCATAACCCGATTGTATCCATCCATGACCACGGTGCTGGTGGACACTTAAACTGTTTATCTGAATTAGTAGAAGATACGGGTGGTTTAATCGATCTTGATAAACTTCCAGTAGGCGACCCAACTTTATCAGCAAAAGAAATTATTGGTAATGAATCTCAGGAACGTATGGGATTGGTTATCGCTCAGGAAGATATTCAGAAGTTAAAAGATGTTGCTGATCGCGAACGCGCTCCTATGTATGCTGTAGGTGATGTGACAAACGATCATCGCTTTACCTTCGAGTCAGCGACTACCGGTGTGAAACCAATGGACTACGCGTTAGAAGATTTCTTTGGATCATCTCCAAAGACCATCATGAACGACAAGAAAGTTGAGCGCAAGTATGCTGACCTATCTTATTCGGCAGATCAAATTCCTGCATATTTAAATCAAGTGTTGCAATTGGAGGCCGTAGCTGCAAAAGACTGGTTAACCAATAAAGTTGACCGTTGTGTGGGCGGACGTGTTGCGAAGCAACAATGTACTGGTCCATTGCAACTACCGTTGAACAATGTAGGCGTGATGGCGCTGGATTATAAGTCGACTGAGGGTATTGCTACTACGGTAGGACATTCGCCATTAACGGCATTAGTTGATCCGGTAGCAGGTTCGAGAAACGCCATTGCAGAAGCATTATCTAACATTGTTTTCGCTCCGATTAAAAACGGATTAAGCGGTATCTCCTTATCGGCTAACTGGATGTGGGCATGTAATAACGAAGGCGAAGACGCTCGTTTGTACCAAGCGGTAAAAGGTTGTTCTGACTTTGCAATCGCGTTAGGCATCAATATCCCAACAGGTAAGGACTCCTTATCGATGAAGCAGAAGTATCCGAATGGAGAAAATGTTATTGCGCCAGGAACCGTGATTATTTCTGCAGCAGGTAACTGTACAAACATTAATAAAGTAGTTGAACCTACCTTGAACAAAAAAGCAGGTTCTATCTATTATATCAACCTTTCGAAGGATAGCTTCAAATTAGGAGGTTCTTCTTTTGCACAGATCAATAATAAGATCGGTTCGGAAGTACCAACTGTAAAAGATGCCAACTTCTTCAAAAACGCATTCAATACCATTCAAGACCTTATTCAAGGAGATCAAATTGCTGCAGGTCATGATATCGGTTCTGGAGGTTTAATTACCACTCTGTTAGAGATGTGTTTTGCAGATGTTAATCTTGCTGCAAACTACGACCTAAGCGGATTGAACGAGCAAGACAGCGTGAAAGCTTTTTTCAACGAAAATATTGCGATCGTTCTTCAAGCAAAAGACGATGCCGTATTTGAAAAAGCTATGGCAGAGGCGCAGATTGATGCAGTGAAGATCGGACAAGCTATTGAAGGTACTTCTATAAACATCAAAAACAATGCAGATACTTTCGCATTCGATGTTGCGGAGACCCGCGATACTTGGTTCAAAACTTCTTTCCTTTTAGATCAGAAACAGTCGAAGAACGGAACAGCGCAAGCGCGTTTCGACAACTATAAAAACCAACCGTTGCAATTTACTTTCCCATCGCATTTTGATGGTAAGAAACCTGCGATTGATGGAAGCAAGGCACGCCCGAAGGCAGCTATTATTCGCGAGAAGGGTTCTAACTCAGAGCGTGAGATGGCAAATGCGATGTATTTAGCAGGCTTTGACGTGAAAGACGTGCATATGACTGACTTAATCAGCGGACGCGAGACTTTAGAAGACATCCAATTTATTGGAGCTGTTGGAGGTTTCTCCAACTCAGACGTATTGGGTTCGGCAAAAGGATGGGCAGGCGCATTCTTATACAATGAGAAAGCGAAAACAGCATTGGATAAGTTCTTTGCTCGCCCAGATACCTTATCTGTTGGTATCTGTAATGGTTGCCAATTGTTTATGGAGTTGGAATTGATCAACCCAGAACATGAGGTTCATGGCAAGATGCTACACAACGACTCGCAAAAGCACGAATCGAACTTTGTATCGGTGAAAGTACAAGAGAACAATTCGATTATGTTGTCAACATTAGCAGGAAGTACTTTAGGGGTATGGATTTCACATGGTGAAGGAAAATTCAATCTTCCACAATCAGAAGATCAATATAACATCGTAGCGAAGTATGCTTATGATCAGTATCCGCATAACCCTAATGGTTCTGACTTCAACACTGCCATGATGTGTGATAAAACAGGTCGCCACTTAGTGACTATGCCACACATCGAACGTTCGACTTTCCAATGGAACTGGGCTAACTACCCGGAAGGACGTCAGGACGAAGTAACTCCTTGGTTAGAAGCATTTGTTAATGCTCGCCAATGGATTGAAAATCAAAACAAATAA
- a CDS encoding aminoglycoside 6-adenylyltransferase: MDKEMSSRDEKLKAVEYWIASNPDIRAALLTSSLVNPLAPVDAYSDLDIELVFDDLTPYKKSTEWIYQFGEPLNIYEEDESYFNNVHAMKMVQFVDADKIDFKLYQKEKFIAETRKSKLPEDWDIGYRVLIDKDNLTKDLAPPSYQVSIIHKPSAAQFNKVYSDFWWDVSYLPKCLNRGDLFYYKFMFEHIIRIEYLEPMIEWYIGSKNNWEVSSSKHGRLFEQYLSKEEWMLVKATFAGADMKDNWKASFAMLKVFKLFAAEVANNLEIVLDHTLPDKTLQFLEKQYQRFER; this comes from the coding sequence ATGGATAAAGAAATGTCTAGCCGAGATGAGAAACTTAAAGCCGTCGAATATTGGATTGCTAGCAATCCTGATATTCGAGCTGCCCTATTGACGAGTTCGCTTGTTAATCCCTTGGCTCCCGTCGATGCGTATAGCGACTTGGATATTGAGTTGGTATTCGACGATCTAACGCCCTATAAAAAAAGTACCGAATGGATTTATCAGTTTGGCGAGCCCTTGAACATTTATGAGGAGGATGAAAGCTATTTCAATAATGTACATGCAATGAAAATGGTGCAATTCGTAGATGCAGATAAAATAGACTTTAAGTTATATCAAAAGGAAAAATTTATCGCCGAAACCAGGAAGAGCAAACTTCCTGAGGACTGGGATATTGGCTACCGTGTATTAATCGACAAAGACAATCTTACGAAAGATCTTGCGCCGCCCTCCTATCAAGTTTCGATCATCCATAAGCCCAGCGCAGCCCAATTCAACAAAGTCTATAGTGATTTCTGGTGGGACGTGAGCTATCTACCGAAATGCCTAAATCGTGGCGATTTGTTCTATTATAAGTTCATGTTTGAACATATCATTCGTATTGAATATCTGGAGCCAATGATTGAGTGGTATATTGGTTCCAAAAACAATTGGGAAGTCAGCAGCAGTAAGCATGGGCGCTTGTTTGAGCAATATCTATCCAAGGAAGAATGGATGCTCGTGAAAGCCACATTTGCAGGTGCCGATATGAAAGATAATTGGAAGGCTTCGTTCGCCATGTTGAAGGTGTTTAAGCTGTTTGCAGCTGAAGTTGCAAATAACCTTGAAATCGTTCTGGACCATACTTTACCCGACAAGACCCTGCAATTCTTAGAAAAGCAATACCAAAGATTTGAAAGATAA
- a CDS encoding PLDc N-terminal domain-containing protein: MTIVALIQIARNKQLNLFNSILLALIVVLLPFFGSLFYFLFQKRIKLVVSS; this comes from the coding sequence ATGACCATCGTGGCTTTGATTCAAATTGCCAGAAACAAACAACTGAATCTGTTCAACTCAATTCTTCTTGCTTTGATCGTTGTACTTCTTCCTTTTTTCGGAAGTCTATTTTATTTTCTATTTCAGAAACGAATCAAGTTAGTAGTTAGTAGTTAG